The Desulforegula conservatrix Mb1Pa genome segment AGTTCCCAATTTATGATTTAGGCGATGGCCTCCAGCAGATAATAATAATAACCTCAGCCGCTTTTTTGCATCCCGATCCATCCATGTTTTTTATAGAAGAGCCGGAGAACTGTCTGCATCCAGGATTTCTTCGCAAGCTTGCATTGTTTCTGCTGGAACATACAGAACACCAATATTTTATAGCGACACATTCCAACCATCTGCTCGACTTGGGAGATGACAGAGATGATGTTTTTATTCATAGGCTTTCAAAAACAGTCGACGAATCAGGTTCAAAATTTTCAATAAAAGAATGTTCCAAGGATAGAGAAATTCTTACTGATCTTGGAGTCAAAGCTTCTTCTGTCTATCTTGCTAATTGTACCATCTGGGTTGAGGGCATAACAGACAGACTGTATCTAAGATGTTTTATGAATAAATATATTGAATCTCTTGATCAAGAAAATTCCGAAACGAAAACACTCCAAGGTTATTTGGAAAATTATCATTATGCATTTATAGAGTACCAGGGCGGCAATCTTGTTCACTGGGATTTTGCAGATGATGATGTCGATGGAGGGGCAGATCGCGGTCTCTGTGCATTAAGAGCCTGTTCAGAAGCTTTTTTAATAGCAGATGGGGATATAAAAAACAAAGGAGATAGAGTAAAAAAACTGACAGAAGAGATGGGTGATAGATTCTGTTTGCTCAAAGGCAAAGAAACTGAAAATTTGCTGCCAGAAATAATTTTGAAAACAACAGCGACCGATATTTTTAATAAGATGACAAGAGACAGGATCGGTTTAGACATCAACGATATTGAATCTTTGACTGAAGGAATATATCAAAAATCTAATCAGGGCATAGGTTTCCATTTGGACAAAACTCTGGGCCTTGAAGGTGAAGGAGTACGAAGAATTTTTGCAGATGAAAGCGGAACAATTAATGGTAAAGTCGGATTTTGCAAAAAAGCTATCAAGGTAATGGAGGACGTTGAGTGGGAGCTTACAGAGCCATTAAAGGATCTTTGCGGAAAGATATTTGCCCACATAAAACGATGTAACCAATAATGATAAAATGACTTACCTAATACCAGTCATTTTATAAAATTCGCTATTCAGCTTTTACTTTGTAATAGGATAATTCAATTATGAGTTTGTTTCATTATACGGATGTCAATGGAATTATGGGTATTTTGAAAACTCAGGAGTTGTGGCTCACTGACATAAGATATCTAAATGACAGTGCAGAATACCTTCATGGAATTGAAATATTTAATAAACTTTTAGAAAGCGAATTTGAAAAGAATACTATAGGCAAAGATACCAAAAGTTTAATTCTGTCGGCAATTGAAGCATTAAATAATTCCATCTGCGTCTGCTCATTTAGCAAAAAAAAAGATTTACTCAGCCAATGGAGAGGGTATGGGAAATATGCAATTGAATTTGACGAAAAAGTAATAAGCGAAATTGATCCCATATTCTTCAGACTAAGTGATTGCATCTACAAAAAAGAAGATCAACACGATAAGGTAATGGAATTAATTAATCCTATTTTAAAATCAAATACCCCTAAAGGAGTTTTTATTTCTAATGCACTTAAACATTTTACTTTGATTGCATCCCTAAAGAATGAGGGTTTTGGGGAAGAAGATGAATCAAGAATTATAGGTTTTGCAGATGATGAAGAAAATAATTACTGCTTTCGTGAAAGAAACGGAATAATTATACCGTATTTGAAGATGAAATTTCCGGTAAGAGCAATAAAAAGAATATGGATTGGTCCTATGGAAAACCAAGCTCTTGCTTATAAGTCTATGGAAATGTATATAAAATCATTAAAAGAGGATAAAGAAAATGATTTCAGCAGAATATATCCATTGCTTGGAGTTGGACGATCCATAATAAGCTTCCGTGGTTAAAAAACACCTGATCAAATATATTTAAAACAACTCCAACTGCCTGAACTTCGGCTCAACCCTTTCAGCCTCTATTTCCTCCC includes the following:
- a CDS encoding AAA family ATPase, which codes for MISKIWYNELQKDYTTNEKSPDGIPFINIGRLNLFIGANNSGKSRLLRILFGRNENEVSTANAVFSEKVLKGIGPLLKMLPKDKFITGLKGEELHAIVDCNIKKTNERNQAYGNYLDIIEQRSTFSNSVFKLATDEVDKFQFLNKVNNLSSKGIDIGLNIEKSIGGNISPFSLPARYYIPILRGMRPLHDSKNKFIEAVDIFKNRTIKDYFSDNGNSISHSENNIIITGYLLYKLLAEHLLGEPEQRRLIKEYEKLIGQEFFGGEEVTLIPEIKRDTVAVKIGNEKQFPIYDLGDGLQQIIIITSAAFLHPDPSMFFIEEPENCLHPGFLRKLALFLLEHTEHQYFIATHSNHLLDLGDDRDDVFIHRLSKTVDESGSKFSIKECSKDREILTDLGVKASSVYLANCTIWVEGITDRLYLRCFMNKYIESLDQENSETKTLQGYLENYHYAFIEYQGGNLVHWDFADDDVDGGADRGLCALRACSEAFLIADGDIKNKGDRVKKLTEEMGDRFCLLKGKETENLLPEIILKTTATDIFNKMTRDRIGLDINDIESLTEGIYQKSNQGIGFHLDKTLGLEGEGVRRIFADESGTINGKVGFCKKAIKVMEDVEWELTEPLKDLCGKIFAHIKRCNQ
- a CDS encoding DUF2971 domain-containing protein; protein product: MSLFHYTDVNGIMGILKTQELWLTDIRYLNDSAEYLHGIEIFNKLLESEFEKNTIGKDTKSLILSAIEALNNSICVCSFSKKKDLLSQWRGYGKYAIEFDEKVISEIDPIFFRLSDCIYKKEDQHDKVMELINPILKSNTPKGVFISNALKHFTLIASLKNEGFGEEDESRIIGFADDEENNYCFRERNGIIIPYLKMKFPVRAIKRIWIGPMENQALAYKSMEMYIKSLKEDKENDFSRIYPLLGVGRSIISFRG